The genomic stretch ATCCCGTAAAGGTAAGCGATCGCCCCGCCAGTTTTGCTGCCCAGTGAACGGTGCGAGGGGTGGGACGACGCTGAAAGGACATGATCTTGGGCAGATCCGCAGGCAGGAGCGGCAGAAGATACTGCAACCGGGAGAAGCGATCGGCGATTAAACAGGAGAATCAGTCCAACACCCATCCAGAACATCTTAATCGTTGATTGGGGCTTGGGCGGAGTAAACATGGGAGAAGGGCGATCGGGTCGGAAGTCCAGAACGGGCAGGAATTTCCAGGGTTTCTGGCGCATTATATTTTGGTGCATCAGATGACGATCGCGATCGACCAGCACCGGATCGAACCAGATGCCCCGCACAATTACCTCATGTCCGGCAGCGGATAAACTGTCGGCTTCCTTTTGGGGACGGGGAGCGGTGCAGAGATGGGCACCAGTGAGGATGAGGATTTTTGCCATTCTTGGGTTCTTGCGGCGGTTTGGGCGGCTTGTTTGGCGGCGGTGAGGCTGGGGGGAGACTGGATCAGGTCGGTGATGGCGGTTGCCAGGTCGGCGGGGGATTGGGGCGGGATCAGGCGACCAACGTGGGGGCATTGCTGGAAGACTTCTCGCTGTCCGGCAGTGTCGGTGGCGATTATGGCGAGTCCGGCTTGCAGGTATTGAAACAGTTTGTTGGTGATGGTGAGGTTGCGGCTGGGAGGATTGGGCTGCTCCAGGGCTAAGCCAATGTCGTGTTCGGCAATGCGGGCGGGGAGTTCGTCGTTGGGGACGGTGGGGTGAAGGAAGAGGCGATCGCGCCAGTGGTCGGGAATTTGTGTTTCTAGCCAGTGACGGGTCGCGTCGGAGCAGTTGCCGCGCAGGTGAATTTCAACGGGATGCTGCAAAAGGGGAAGTGCTTGAAAAAGGGTTTCTAAGCCGCGTCCGGGTCCGATTAAGTCTGGGAGAACCAGTCTTCAAAGTCTATGCCAACACGAAAGCCTCGCTGTAAAAGCTGTTCACCGACCCAAAGACCTGCCTCGGAATGGACGATCGTTAAATCGGCTTTTTCCTGAAGGGCGGCTTTGAGCATGGCTCTAGCTCCGTAACCCAACAGAGCAGGGGAAACTTTGCCAGATTGCTGAAATCGCTGTCGAGCAAGTCTGGCTTTAAGGCGAGTGCGCCAGTGATCCAAAGGGCGATCGGGTCGGAAGTCCAGAACGGGCAGGAATTTCCAGGGTTTCTGGCGCATTATATTTTGGTGCATCAGATTTTGGTGCATCAGATGACGATCGCGATCGACCAGCACCGGATCGAACCAGATGCCCCGCACAATTACCTCATGTCCGGCAGCGGATAAACTGTCGGCTTCCTTTTGGGGACGGGGAGCGGTGCAGAGATGGGCACCAGTGAGGATGAGGATTTTTGCCATTCTTGGGTTCTTGCGGCGGTTTGGTCGTCGAGGAATTGCCAGAGTTCGGGATAGGTGGCGATCGACTGAGAGATTCTCCAGGTAGCGATCGGGTGTTTCAAACAATAGGCAAGGAAGAACAGCCAGTCGGAGAGGGTGGCGAATTGGAGGATGCGACGGCAGAACGGACAGGCGATCGCGGTGAAGAAGAGGGTCGCTGTGGACTTGGGCGTTTTGCTGCGGGCTTGCTGCCAAATTTGCTGAAGCTCGGCGGGGATAAGGGGAACGTGCTTGAGGAAACTTGCTGCCAGGAGGGTTTGAATCTGTGCCCAAACTATTCCATCCTTCGAGCGGGAGGATTGGCGGGTGATCGCAAAATTGGCGCAAACCTGGGGCACTAACAGAATCGGAAAGTGAAAGGTTCGCTCCCGGACGGCTTCTGCGCCTTCAAAGGGCGTGCGATCGGGGATAGTATAGCGACGGGCAGACTGCGATCGCACCAGCATTGCCCCGTTGGAATGGAGGGCGCTGAACAGTTGGCGCGGATGCCCCCAGAAAAATGGCTGTGGCGCGGCAGTTGGAGGAAAATTCCAAGTAGTTTTTTCTGTATCGATCCAGTTGCCTTCTGCGGTTTCCTGCCAGTGCCGCATATTTGCCCAGCTCACCTGCACATCG from Leptolyngbya ohadii IS1 encodes the following:
- a CDS encoding glycosyltransferase family 1 protein, translating into MAKILILTGAHLCTAPRPQKEADSLSAAGHEVIVRGIWFDPVLVDRDRHLMHQNIMRQKPWKFLPVLDFRPDRPSPMFTPPKPQSTIKMFWMGVGLILLFNRRSLLPVAVSSAAPACGSAQDHVLSASSHPSHRSLGSKTGGAIAYLYGM
- a CDS encoding glycosyltransferase, which translates into the protein MVLPDLIGPGRGLETLFQALPLLQHPVEIHLRGNCSDATRHWLETQIPDHWRDRLFLHPTVPNDELPARIAEHDIGLALEQPNPPSRNLTITNKLFQYLQAGLAIIATDTAGQREVFQQCPHVGRLIPPQSPADLATAITDLIQSPPSLTAAKQAAQTAARTQEWQKSSSSLVPISAPLPVPKRKPTVYPLPDMR
- a CDS encoding glycosyltransferase family 2 protein; its protein translation is MAICRVYLTTYRRHRTLRRAVESLLNQTVTDWVCELHNDDPTDHFPRQLAEEIGDPRIQVIDHAENLGATRSFNLIFQPVAEEFISLLEDDNWWEPHFLETMIGTMRQFPDVQVSWANMRHWQETAEGNWIDTEKTTWNFPPTAAPQPFFWGHPRQLFSALHSNGAMLVRSQSARRYTIPDRTPFEGAEAVRERTFHFPILLVPQVCANFAITRQSSRSKDGIVWAQIQTLLAASFLKHVPLIPAELQQIWQQARSKTPKSTATLFFTAIACPFCRRILQFATLSDWLFFLAYCLKHPIATWRISQSIATYPELWQFLDDQTAARTQEWQKSSSSLVPISAPLPVPKRKPTVYPLPDMR